A single window of Sparus aurata chromosome 12, fSpaAur1.1, whole genome shotgun sequence DNA harbors:
- the rai14 gene encoding ankycorbin isoform X1 has translation MKSLKAKFRKTDVNEWNKNDERLLAAVEHGEAEKVASLLAKKGASAVKLDSEGKSALHVAAARGQTDCLSVILAHGADLSITDAAGYNPLHLAAKNNHTECCKKLIQSKLPIDATDSSGKTALHHAAASGNIQAVQLLCELKSPINMKDADGLTPLLLSAKNSHAEVCCTLLDCGAEINASDNSGRTALILASESNAVSVAEVLVQRGADLSAVDSQGHDVTHYIKLLGNSEVKTALVAALSRQQISDAKSPRSPQHDQVARLSDERITTPKKRKAPPPPISPLQSSGPSSPSVVTSAGTPASNKSDTPRRFNYKEDEVGGTALRVEVEKLHEERNMLLETIEDLKQTVEQTVTLTETDTKVEHSFTASAALVSALQAKITALTLENQQLAGKLKKLPSRQGSEDLKETSRPNSMASNSSFHSTQDEFESVPQVGREDSSGGVFREEEQSEEGRGGSKEEIRLLRQALESVQTKLLETRKENRSLQAQLKPERGREREEYESVREKGREEELMETLAELQAKLTDTQERYHQAVEQVEELRAQVGMGDGDPMEKQEVQRSSEQEKAAQRIRQLEEALGRMEEERQSGMEKAQIEELYKEAQEEIRMLQEALRGTVPVEAAAKDFDEMKSELNEVIAGMQRRLLELSHSYSETKSQLSAAQKQLAEAKAVSSEASSPSSEQQQVQVLTSKVEELQTLLAEMEKKYSSAQEEISALRQEVEAQAQSSVALADHTRVMSSLGNAIKELESQSEELKDQLHQKTVQVEALQNRLTSEKDVTPDDSVSRVEHETAREQLEGEVNHLTQLLQGALRKQDEMALEAADAWQKARDNGAEREALQELVMSREKENQTLTSRLAESQDAVCQLKQLVENHVASEREKNKRIDDLSREVGKLKDALNSLSQLSYTGSPSKRVQQNQQLETMQQQIKQLQYQLAESKKQHHEIVSVYRMHLLYAVQGQMDEDVQKALKQILMMCKMPSPAKEAC, from the exons GTCAATGAGTGGAACAAAAATGACGAGCGCCTGCTTGCTGCGGTGGAGCATGGCGAGGCGGAGAAGGTGGCATCGCTTCTTGCAAAGAAAGGTGCCAGCGCTGTAAAGCTGGACAGTGAGGGCAAATCAGC TCTTCATGTGGCAGCTGCacgaggtcagacagattgtctgtctgtcatcctgGCCCACGGAGCTGACTTGTCAATCActgatgctgcag GTTACAATCCGTTACAcctggctgccaaaaacaatcACACTGAGTGCTGCAAGAAGCTCATTCAG agtAAATTACCTATCGATGCTACAGACAGCTCAGGAAAGACTGCTCTTCATCACGCTG cTGCCAGCGGGAACATCCAGGCCGtccagctgctgtgtgaacTCAAAAGTCCCATCAACATGAAAGATGCA GACGGGCTCACGCCTTTGCTGCTGTCAGCCAAAAACTCTCATGCTGAGGTGTGCTGCACTTTGCTGGACTGCGGTGCTGAAATCAATGCTTCAGACAACAGCGGCAG GACGGCCTTGATTCTGGCCAGCGAGTCCAACGCCGTTTCTGTCGCTGAGGTCTTGGTTCAGCGAGGAGCAGATCTGTCAGCTGTGGATTCACAAGGCCACGATGTGACACACTACATTAAGCTCTTGGGCAACTCTGAGGTCAAAACTGCCCTTGTTGCTGCCCTGAGCAGACAACAGATCTCAG ATGCAAAGTCTCCTAGAAGTCCCCAG CATGATCAAGTAGCTAGGCTAAGTGATGAACGGATCACAACTCCCAAAAAACGAAAAGCACCTCCACCTCCTATTAGCCCACTGCAG AGCTCTGGACCCTCTTCTCCTTCAGTTGTTACCTCTGCAGGGACACCTGCATCCAACAAGAGCGACACTCCCAGAAGATTCAACTACAAG gAGGACGAAGTTGGAGGCACGGCACTGAGAGTGGAGGTTGAGAAGCTCCATGAGGAGAGAAACATGTTGCTGGAGACAATCGAAGACCTGAAGCAGACGGTGGAGCAGACGGTGACTTTAACCGAAACGGATACAAAG gTCGAGCACAGTTTTACAGCTTCTGCAGCTCTGGTTTCTGCTCTGCAAGCCAAGATTACTGCTCTTACTTTGGAGAACCAGCAACTTGCAGGCAAACTCAAG AAACTTCCATCCCGCCAAGGAAGCGAGGACCTGAAAGAGACCAGCCGTCCAAACAGCATGGCCTCCAACTCCTCCTTCCACTCCACCCAGGACGAGTTTGAGTCAGTGCCACAAGTGGGAAGGGAAGATTCATCAGGTGGTGTTTTCCGGGAGGAAGAGCAGAGTGAAGAAGGCAGAGGAGGGAGCAAAGAGGAGATCAGACTGTTGAGACAGGCACTTGAAAGCGTTCAAACGAAACTCCTAGAAACCAGGAAGGAAAACCGCTCGCTTCAGGCTCAGCTGAAACCTGAGCgtggcagagaaagagaggagtaTGAAAGCGTgagggagaaaggaagagaggaagagttgATGGAGACTCTAGCGGAGCTTCAGGCGAAGCTGACAGACACTCAGGAGAGATACCACCAGGctgtggagcaggtggaggagctgagagcgcAGGTGGGAATGGGAGATGGTGATCCGATGGAGAAACAGGAGGTCCAGAGAAGCTCTGAGCAAGAGAAGGCAGCTCAACGAATCAGACAGCTGGAGGAGGCGCTcgggaggatggaggaggaaagaCAGAGTGGAATGGAGAAGGCACAGATTGAGGAGCTGTACAAGGAGGCACAGGAGGAGATTAGGATGCTCCAG GAGGCTCTGAGGGGCACAGTACCAGTCGAAGCTGCAGCCAAAGACTTTGACGAGATGAAGTCTGAGCTAAATGAGGTGATTGCTGGGATGCAGCGCCGCTTGCTGGAACTATCGCACTCCTACAGTGAAACTAAGAGTCAGTTAAGCGCTGCACAGAAACAGCTGGCTGAGGCCAAAGCTGTGAGCAGTGAAGCCTCGTCTCCCTCCTCAGAGCAACAGCAGGTCCAGGTGCTGACCAGcaaggtggaggagctgcagacgTTGCTAGCTGAGATGGAGAAAAAGTATTCGTCCGCTCAGGAGGAGATTTCAGCTCTGAGGCAGGAGGTTGAAGCTcaggcgcagagctcggtggcTCTCGCCGACCACACGCGGGTGATGTCGTCTTTGGGAAATGCCATTAAAGAATTGGAAAGCCAGTCAGAGGAGCTAAAAGATCAACTACACCAGAAAACTGTGCAGGTGGAGGCTCTTCAGAACAG GCTGACGTCAGAAAAAGATGTCACCCCAGATGATTCAGTCTCACGTGTGGAGCACGAGACAGCAAGAGAGCAGCTGGAGGGCGAGGTGAACCATCTGACGCAGCTCCTCCAGGGGGCCCTCAGGAAGCAGGACGAGATGGCTCTGGAGGCTGCTGATGCATGGCAGAAG GCACGGGATAATGGTGCTGAGCGGGAGGCCCTGCAGGAGTTGGTGATGTCGAGGGAGAAGGAGAACCAGACGCTGACCTCCAGACTGGCCGAGTCTCAGGATGCTGTGTGTCAGCTCAAACAGCTGGTGGAGAATCACGTtgcttcagagagagagaagaacaaGAGG ATAGATGACTTGTCGCGGGAGGTGGGGAAGCTGAAGGACGCCTTGAACAGCCTATCACAGCTCTCCTACACAGGCTCTCCCTCGAAGCGGGTGCAGCAAAACCAGCAGCTGGAGACGATGCAGCAACAAATCAAACAACTGCAGTACCAGCTAGCT GAGTCAAAGAAGCAGCACCATGAGATAGTGTCAGTCTACAGGATGCACCTCCTCTACGCTGTCCAG GGTCAGATGGACGAGGACGTGCAGAAAGCCTTGAAGCAGATCTTAATGATGTGCAAGATGCCAAGCCCAGCCAAGGAGGCCTGCTGA
- the rai14 gene encoding ankycorbin isoform X2 encodes MKSLKAKFRKTDVNEWNKNDERLLAAVEHGEAEKVASLLAKKGASAVKLDSEGKSALHVAAARGQTDCLSVILAHGADLSITDAAGYNPLHLAAKNNHTECCKKLIQSKLPIDATDSSGKTALHHAAASGNIQAVQLLCELKSPINMKDADGLTPLLLSAKNSHAEVCCTLLDCGAEINASDNSGRTALILASESNAVSVAEVLVQRGADLSAVDSQGHDVTHYIKLLGNSEVKTALVAALSRQQISDAKSPRSPQSSGPSSPSVVTSAGTPASNKSDTPRRFNYKEDEVGGTALRVEVEKLHEERNMLLETIEDLKQTVEQTVTLTETDTKVEHSFTASAALVSALQAKITALTLENQQLAGKLKKLPSRQGSEDLKETSRPNSMASNSSFHSTQDEFESVPQVGREDSSGGVFREEEQSEEGRGGSKEEIRLLRQALESVQTKLLETRKENRSLQAQLKPERGREREEYESVREKGREEELMETLAELQAKLTDTQERYHQAVEQVEELRAQVGMGDGDPMEKQEVQRSSEQEKAAQRIRQLEEALGRMEEERQSGMEKAQIEELYKEAQEEIRMLQEALRGTVPVEAAAKDFDEMKSELNEVIAGMQRRLLELSHSYSETKSQLSAAQKQLAEAKAVSSEASSPSSEQQQVQVLTSKVEELQTLLAEMEKKYSSAQEEISALRQEVEAQAQSSVALADHTRVMSSLGNAIKELESQSEELKDQLHQKTVQVEALQNRLTSEKDVTPDDSVSRVEHETAREQLEGEVNHLTQLLQGALRKQDEMALEAADAWQKARDNGAEREALQELVMSREKENQTLTSRLAESQDAVCQLKQLVENHVASEREKNKRIDDLSREVGKLKDALNSLSQLSYTGSPSKRVQQNQQLETMQQQIKQLQYQLAESKKQHHEIVSVYRMHLLYAVQGQMDEDVQKALKQILMMCKMPSPAKEAC; translated from the exons GTCAATGAGTGGAACAAAAATGACGAGCGCCTGCTTGCTGCGGTGGAGCATGGCGAGGCGGAGAAGGTGGCATCGCTTCTTGCAAAGAAAGGTGCCAGCGCTGTAAAGCTGGACAGTGAGGGCAAATCAGC TCTTCATGTGGCAGCTGCacgaggtcagacagattgtctgtctgtcatcctgGCCCACGGAGCTGACTTGTCAATCActgatgctgcag GTTACAATCCGTTACAcctggctgccaaaaacaatcACACTGAGTGCTGCAAGAAGCTCATTCAG agtAAATTACCTATCGATGCTACAGACAGCTCAGGAAAGACTGCTCTTCATCACGCTG cTGCCAGCGGGAACATCCAGGCCGtccagctgctgtgtgaacTCAAAAGTCCCATCAACATGAAAGATGCA GACGGGCTCACGCCTTTGCTGCTGTCAGCCAAAAACTCTCATGCTGAGGTGTGCTGCACTTTGCTGGACTGCGGTGCTGAAATCAATGCTTCAGACAACAGCGGCAG GACGGCCTTGATTCTGGCCAGCGAGTCCAACGCCGTTTCTGTCGCTGAGGTCTTGGTTCAGCGAGGAGCAGATCTGTCAGCTGTGGATTCACAAGGCCACGATGTGACACACTACATTAAGCTCTTGGGCAACTCTGAGGTCAAAACTGCCCTTGTTGCTGCCCTGAGCAGACAACAGATCTCAG ATGCAAAGTCTCCTAGAAGTCCCCAG AGCTCTGGACCCTCTTCTCCTTCAGTTGTTACCTCTGCAGGGACACCTGCATCCAACAAGAGCGACACTCCCAGAAGATTCAACTACAAG gAGGACGAAGTTGGAGGCACGGCACTGAGAGTGGAGGTTGAGAAGCTCCATGAGGAGAGAAACATGTTGCTGGAGACAATCGAAGACCTGAAGCAGACGGTGGAGCAGACGGTGACTTTAACCGAAACGGATACAAAG gTCGAGCACAGTTTTACAGCTTCTGCAGCTCTGGTTTCTGCTCTGCAAGCCAAGATTACTGCTCTTACTTTGGAGAACCAGCAACTTGCAGGCAAACTCAAG AAACTTCCATCCCGCCAAGGAAGCGAGGACCTGAAAGAGACCAGCCGTCCAAACAGCATGGCCTCCAACTCCTCCTTCCACTCCACCCAGGACGAGTTTGAGTCAGTGCCACAAGTGGGAAGGGAAGATTCATCAGGTGGTGTTTTCCGGGAGGAAGAGCAGAGTGAAGAAGGCAGAGGAGGGAGCAAAGAGGAGATCAGACTGTTGAGACAGGCACTTGAAAGCGTTCAAACGAAACTCCTAGAAACCAGGAAGGAAAACCGCTCGCTTCAGGCTCAGCTGAAACCTGAGCgtggcagagaaagagaggagtaTGAAAGCGTgagggagaaaggaagagaggaagagttgATGGAGACTCTAGCGGAGCTTCAGGCGAAGCTGACAGACACTCAGGAGAGATACCACCAGGctgtggagcaggtggaggagctgagagcgcAGGTGGGAATGGGAGATGGTGATCCGATGGAGAAACAGGAGGTCCAGAGAAGCTCTGAGCAAGAGAAGGCAGCTCAACGAATCAGACAGCTGGAGGAGGCGCTcgggaggatggaggaggaaagaCAGAGTGGAATGGAGAAGGCACAGATTGAGGAGCTGTACAAGGAGGCACAGGAGGAGATTAGGATGCTCCAG GAGGCTCTGAGGGGCACAGTACCAGTCGAAGCTGCAGCCAAAGACTTTGACGAGATGAAGTCTGAGCTAAATGAGGTGATTGCTGGGATGCAGCGCCGCTTGCTGGAACTATCGCACTCCTACAGTGAAACTAAGAGTCAGTTAAGCGCTGCACAGAAACAGCTGGCTGAGGCCAAAGCTGTGAGCAGTGAAGCCTCGTCTCCCTCCTCAGAGCAACAGCAGGTCCAGGTGCTGACCAGcaaggtggaggagctgcagacgTTGCTAGCTGAGATGGAGAAAAAGTATTCGTCCGCTCAGGAGGAGATTTCAGCTCTGAGGCAGGAGGTTGAAGCTcaggcgcagagctcggtggcTCTCGCCGACCACACGCGGGTGATGTCGTCTTTGGGAAATGCCATTAAAGAATTGGAAAGCCAGTCAGAGGAGCTAAAAGATCAACTACACCAGAAAACTGTGCAGGTGGAGGCTCTTCAGAACAG GCTGACGTCAGAAAAAGATGTCACCCCAGATGATTCAGTCTCACGTGTGGAGCACGAGACAGCAAGAGAGCAGCTGGAGGGCGAGGTGAACCATCTGACGCAGCTCCTCCAGGGGGCCCTCAGGAAGCAGGACGAGATGGCTCTGGAGGCTGCTGATGCATGGCAGAAG GCACGGGATAATGGTGCTGAGCGGGAGGCCCTGCAGGAGTTGGTGATGTCGAGGGAGAAGGAGAACCAGACGCTGACCTCCAGACTGGCCGAGTCTCAGGATGCTGTGTGTCAGCTCAAACAGCTGGTGGAGAATCACGTtgcttcagagagagagaagaacaaGAGG ATAGATGACTTGTCGCGGGAGGTGGGGAAGCTGAAGGACGCCTTGAACAGCCTATCACAGCTCTCCTACACAGGCTCTCCCTCGAAGCGGGTGCAGCAAAACCAGCAGCTGGAGACGATGCAGCAACAAATCAAACAACTGCAGTACCAGCTAGCT GAGTCAAAGAAGCAGCACCATGAGATAGTGTCAGTCTACAGGATGCACCTCCTCTACGCTGTCCAG GGTCAGATGGACGAGGACGTGCAGAAAGCCTTGAAGCAGATCTTAATGATGTGCAAGATGCCAAGCCCAGCCAAGGAGGCCTGCTGA